One region of Priestia megaterium genomic DNA includes:
- a CDS encoding glycosyltransferase family 4 protein, whose translation MKKKVMLVGPNRNIVGGVATHINILTEALEKVGINTDIYELKDYSNKNKLVKKLSDIMKILKIRKSSSNGYLAVHLNPSIYYGSFLKLILTLFFLKHNNIVVQFHGGSFDNLSKLNNSLLKTGVVRILKKAKCFLFLSTDQKEAFLSKFPDLEDFSFIVPNFINTETNFIQKDNKKLSILFLARLVEEKGVLDLINATTKIDEADIEVKIIGEGECKEKILCLIKENQLESKIKFLGAKFGKEKEKHLQEADIYILPSNWKEGIPYTVLEAMKYRAMVLCTPQGGLKDIIIDGYNGIFIEKDAESIARTVKKLISNKPLINTINENAYQYLEKNLSINKAGITFKNIYLRETQY comes from the coding sequence ATGAAAAAGAAGGTAATGCTTGTAGGACCTAACCGTAATATTGTGGGTGGTGTAGCTACTCATATAAATATATTAACAGAGGCTCTTGAAAAAGTAGGAATTAATACAGATATATATGAACTTAAAGATTATTCTAATAAAAACAAATTAGTAAAAAAACTAAGTGATATTATGAAAATTCTAAAGATTAGAAAATCTAGTTCTAATGGGTATCTAGCAGTTCATCTAAACCCTTCTATCTACTATGGTTCTTTTTTAAAATTAATTTTGACACTGTTTTTTTTGAAACATAATAATATTGTTGTTCAGTTTCATGGAGGTTCTTTCGATAATTTGAGTAAGTTAAATAATAGTTTACTAAAAACAGGCGTGGTTAGAATTCTTAAGAAAGCTAAATGTTTTCTGTTTTTAAGTACGGATCAAAAAGAAGCATTCTTAAGTAAGTTCCCTGATTTAGAAGATTTTTCATTTATTGTACCTAATTTTATAAACACAGAAACTAATTTTATTCAAAAAGATAATAAAAAACTTTCAATCCTTTTTTTAGCCAGATTGGTTGAGGAAAAAGGGGTATTGGATTTAATAAATGCAACCACAAAAATTGATGAAGCAGACATAGAAGTTAAAATAATTGGAGAGGGAGAGTGTAAAGAAAAAATATTGTGTTTAATAAAAGAGAATCAACTAGAATCAAAAATAAAATTTTTAGGTGCGAAATTTGGAAAAGAAAAAGAAAAGCATCTTCAAGAAGCTGATATATACATATTACCTTCGAATTGGAAGGAAGGTATTCCTTATACTGTTTTAGAAGCTATGAAATACAGAGCAATGGTTCTTTGTACACCCCAAGGGGGATTAAAAGATATCATAATTGATGGATATAATGGTATATTTATTGAAAAAGACGCTGAAAGTATTGCTCGAACAGTAAAAAAATTAATAAGTAATAAACCATTAATTAATACAATTAATGAAAATGCATACCAGTATCTAGAAAAAAACTTGTCGATAAATAAAGCTGGAATTACTTTTAAAAATATTTATTTAAGAGAAACTCAATACTAA
- a CDS encoding glycosyltransferase family 4 protein, with product MLKSVVHISDYSSLYSGNFVKSLQVLSYNLKKSGFQTVLVFPYEAKSRKWAKELIHSGHKVYFLSQNTSTFKLIKEIKNIIVKENSVIVHSHFTNYDILTSLSASVASVKLRRKIKVIWHVHSDFPIKYNNTRILKDFLKFRIIGNCNSMITVSEELRKQQEKRGGRKELINYIPNGIDFSRIQRKHDNLKLRSFYGISQKDLVLLSFGWDPITKGIDTILDALEAIEQVKEKPPVKMIVIGEDTLNEFIKNRYNTNPPEWLIILPPNENVSEYYQIANIFISASRWEGFSYSVAEAMYSGLLIIANQIKGLNWIEEAPFSLFYSNSSSKHLKNLILDSSLNSNEKIDSISKSNKKFIEENYTMEIWSEKIISYYKSII from the coding sequence ATGCTTAAATCGGTTGTTCATATAAGTGATTACTCTAGTCTCTACTCTGGAAATTTCGTTAAATCTTTACAAGTGTTAAGTTATAACCTTAAAAAATCAGGGTTTCAGACGGTATTGGTCTTTCCTTATGAAGCAAAAAGCAGAAAATGGGCAAAAGAGTTAATACACTCAGGACATAAAGTCTATTTTTTGTCCCAAAATACATCTACTTTTAAACTAATAAAAGAGATTAAAAATATAATTGTTAAAGAAAATAGTGTAATAGTCCATTCTCATTTCACAAACTATGATATATTAACCTCACTATCTGCTAGTGTAGCTAGTGTAAAACTTAGAAGGAAGATAAAAGTAATATGGCATGTACATTCGGACTTTCCAATTAAATACAATAACACTAGAATTTTAAAAGATTTTTTGAAGTTTCGAATAATCGGAAATTGTAATTCTATGATAACAGTCTCAGAAGAGCTAAGAAAACAGCAAGAGAAGAGAGGCGGCAGGAAGGAATTAATAAATTATATTCCAAATGGAATAGATTTTTCCAGAATCCAGAGGAAACACGATAACTTAAAATTAAGAAGTTTTTATGGGATTTCACAGAAAGATTTAGTGCTTTTGTCTTTTGGTTGGGATCCAATTACCAAAGGTATTGACACAATCTTAGATGCATTAGAAGCAATTGAGCAAGTAAAAGAAAAACCCCCGGTGAAAATGATAGTTATAGGGGAAGATACTCTAAACGAGTTTATTAAAAATAGATATAATACTAACCCACCAGAATGGTTAATAATTTTACCACCTAATGAGAATGTCAGTGAGTACTATCAAATAGCTAATATTTTCATTTCTGCTAGTAGATGGGAGGGCTTTTCTTATAGTGTGGCTGAAGCTATGTACTCAGGATTGCTTATAATTGCAAACCAAATTAAAGGGCTAAATTGGATAGAAGAAGCACCTTTTTCGTTATTCTATTCAAATAGTAGTTCTAAACATTTAAAAAATTTAATTCTGGATTCTAGTTTAAATTCAAATGAGAAAATTGATAGTATATCAAAAAGTAACAAAAAGTTTATAGAGGAAAATTATACAATGGAGATATGGAGCGAGAAAATAATAAGCTATTATAAAAGCATCATATAA
- a CDS encoding nucleotide sugar dehydrogenase: MNKNLCVVGLGYIGLPTAAMFAKSNWNVVGVDVNPVAVEKLNRGEIHIEEVGLGELVKEVVKEENLGAQLEPTYADCFIIAVPTPHNEDHTANLDYVIEATKSILPYLKEGNTVIVESTIPPRTINDIVAPIIEEEGWNVGENLFLAHCPERVLPGRILIELVENTRIVGGVNQKSAEQATEIYRSFVKGEILITSAVSAEMSKLMENTYRDVNIALANELAKVSEKLGVDALEVIQLANHHPRVNLHLPGPGVGGHCLAVDPYFIIEKAPEQAVLISNARAINNSMPSFVIDQVKKLLPQKASKLAVLGLTYKGNIDDVRESPAMDIVNLLRTEGYNISVHDPHVQPHQVEFELSSFEDAIGDAECILILTDHHEFKTLDETKVVKLMKYPNVLDTRNCVQFLNEQIKYYNYSNLFEISSQKEVIMK, translated from the coding sequence ATGAATAAAAATTTATGTGTAGTAGGTTTAGGGTATATTGGATTACCTACAGCTGCAATGTTTGCTAAATCAAACTGGAATGTTGTTGGGGTAGATGTAAATCCAGTAGCGGTAGAGAAATTAAATCGAGGTGAAATTCATATTGAAGAAGTAGGTCTAGGAGAGCTAGTGAAAGAAGTAGTGAAAGAAGAGAATCTAGGAGCTCAATTAGAGCCAACTTATGCAGATTGTTTCATTATTGCTGTGCCTACACCTCATAATGAAGATCATACCGCTAATTTAGATTATGTTATTGAAGCAACTAAATCGATTTTACCATATCTAAAAGAAGGTAATACTGTAATCGTAGAATCCACAATTCCCCCTCGTACTATCAATGATATAGTTGCACCAATTATAGAAGAAGAAGGATGGAATGTTGGAGAAAATCTCTTTTTAGCTCATTGTCCAGAACGTGTATTACCAGGCCGTATATTAATTGAATTGGTAGAAAATACTCGAATTGTTGGTGGGGTTAATCAGAAATCAGCAGAGCAAGCAACAGAGATATATCGTAGTTTCGTAAAAGGAGAAATTTTAATCACCAGTGCTGTGAGTGCAGAAATGTCTAAGCTTATGGAAAATACATATCGAGATGTGAATATTGCACTTGCTAATGAATTAGCTAAAGTTTCTGAAAAGCTAGGAGTAGATGCATTGGAAGTTATTCAACTTGCCAACCATCACCCTCGTGTTAATCTACACCTTCCAGGACCTGGCGTTGGCGGGCACTGTTTAGCTGTAGATCCTTATTTTATTATTGAAAAAGCACCAGAACAAGCAGTATTAATATCAAACGCTCGAGCAATTAATAATTCGATGCCAAGCTTTGTAATTGATCAAGTGAAAAAACTCCTCCCTCAAAAAGCTTCCAAATTAGCAGTTTTGGGGCTAACTTATAAAGGGAATATTGATGATGTGCGTGAAAGTCCTGCAATGGATATCGTAAATTTACTAAGAACCGAAGGTTACAATATTAGTGTACATGATCCGCATGTCCAACCACATCAAGTTGAATTTGAATTGAGTTCATTTGAAGATGCTATTGGGGATGCTGAATGTATTCTTATTTTAACGGATCATCACGAATTCAAAACTTTGGATGAAACTAAAGTGGTTAAATTAATGAAATATCCTAATGTGTTAGATACCCGTAATTGTGTACAATTTTTAAATGAACAAATCAAATATTATAATTATAGTAACTTATTTGAAATTAGTAGCCAAAAAGAAGTTATAATGAAGTAG
- a CDS encoding glycosyltransferase, giving the protein MKRKKSIMHIINSFSLAGAEKLVFDIAKNINIEEYEIFICAIGSSTNKLIEEKIKEELLAIGVTTFCLEKKPESGRIVTLSKLVKIIKQNNIDIVHTHCPSPDMYGRIAAKVSGVKKIYTTIHNTAGYYPLMEKTIGKFTNVYIAISEQVKNYMIENLNISSHKIVVVKNGIDIQKYTQIQIDVDYYKKNLGILPQDVVITTIGRVTEQKGHKYLIKAIKKVKERYTDIKVLVVGDKGLDKNLYEELQHMVLKDNLENNILFLGNRQDIAEILKVSDMFVFPSIHEGFALVTLEAMASATPIIATDVGSIREIVVPDKNGLIVPPKDAQALAEKIIFLMENVDLSKSIATNGKNDVTEQFSIYQTTKKLEELYI; this is encoded by the coding sequence ATGAAAAGAAAAAAATCTATAATGCATATTATAAATAGTTTTTCTTTGGCTGGTGCGGAAAAATTAGTTTTTGATATAGCTAAAAATATAAATATAGAAGAGTACGAAATATTTATATGTGCTATTGGTTCGTCTACAAACAAATTGATTGAAGAAAAGATAAAGGAAGAATTGCTAGCTATAGGTGTTACAACTTTTTGTTTAGAAAAAAAGCCTGAGAGCGGTAGGATCGTAACCCTAAGTAAGCTAGTTAAAATAATTAAACAAAATAATATAGATATAGTCCACACTCATTGTCCTTCTCCTGATATGTATGGGCGTATTGCAGCTAAGGTTTCTGGCGTAAAAAAAATATATACAACCATTCATAATACCGCTGGATATTATCCGTTAATGGAGAAAACAATTGGGAAGTTCACAAACGTATATATTGCTATTTCAGAACAAGTGAAAAATTATATGATTGAGAATTTAAATATTAGTAGCCATAAGATAGTGGTAGTGAAAAACGGAATAGATATTCAAAAATATACACAAATTCAGATTGATGTAGACTATTATAAAAAGAATTTAGGTATACTACCTCAAGATGTGGTAATCACGACCATAGGTAGGGTTACAGAACAAAAGGGACATAAATATCTTATAAAGGCTATAAAAAAAGTTAAGGAAAGATATACGGATATTAAAGTTTTAGTAGTAGGTGATAAAGGTTTAGATAAAAATCTTTATGAAGAATTACAGCACATGGTTTTAAAAGATAATTTAGAAAACAATATTCTATTTTTAGGAAATAGACAAGACATTGCAGAAATATTAAAAGTGTCAGACATGTTTGTGTTTCCTTCTATACATGAAGGTTTTGCATTGGTTACTTTAGAAGCGATGGCTTCTGCCACTCCAATCATCGCAACAGATGTAGGGAGTATTAGGGAAATAGTTGTGCCAGATAAAAACGGACTAATTGTACCGCCAAAAGACGCTCAAGCTCTTGCAGAGAAAATTATTTTTCTAATGGAGAATGTCGATTTGTCAAAATCTATAGCTACAAATGGTAAGAATGATGTTACTGAACAATTTTCTATTTATCAAACCACCAAAAAGTTAGAAGAGTTGTATATTTGA
- a CDS encoding sugar transferase, which produces MKRVVDFVVSLCGILTLFSIISIVAFLVKIKLGSPVLFKQQRPGKDGIPFYVYKFRTMNSKKDSMGNLLPDHLRLTPFGQFLRKFSLDELPQLFNVLKGDISLVGPRPLLMEYLDLYTPEQAKRHKVRPGITGWAQVNGRNAISWEEKFKLDVWYVENQSFWLDMKILFLTVRKVFKSEGINQNGHVTMEKFRGSADKSM; this is translated from the coding sequence ATAAAAAGAGTAGTTGATTTTGTAGTTTCTCTTTGTGGAATTTTAACTCTATTTTCAATCATTTCCATTGTAGCTTTTCTTGTTAAAATTAAACTAGGTTCCCCAGTGCTTTTTAAACAACAGAGACCAGGAAAGGACGGGATCCCTTTCTATGTATACAAGTTTCGAACTATGAATAGCAAAAAGGATTCTATGGGTAACTTGCTTCCAGATCATCTCAGACTAACCCCTTTTGGGCAATTCTTAAGAAAATTTAGTTTGGATGAATTACCTCAACTCTTTAATGTATTAAAAGGTGATATTAGTTTGGTAGGCCCCCGTCCCCTATTAATGGAGTATTTAGATTTATATACACCTGAACAGGCCAAGCGACATAAAGTGCGTCCTGGAATTACAGGGTGGGCTCAGGTTAATGGACGTAATGCTATTTCTTGGGAAGAAAAGTTTAAATTAGATGTGTGGTACGTGGAGAATCAGTCATTTTGGTTAGATATGAAAATCCTTTTCTTAACGGTCAGGAAAGTATTTAAATCAGAAGGAATTAATCAAAATGGACATGTAACGATGGAAAAATTCAGAGGATCAGCCGATAAAAGTATGTAG
- a CDS encoding serine O-acetyltransferase, with amino-acid sequence MNVYKLYKLSRQFQDFKIPVLPKLVTYSIRLFFGCFVPYSAKIGEGTKLGYGGIGIVIHSRAVIGKNCIINSGVTIGGTTKKRDVPILGDNVYVGSGAKILGPVVVGDNVVIGANAVVTKSVPDNCMVAGIPAKIIKKNININNYL; translated from the coding sequence ATGAATGTTTATAAACTATATAAATTGTCCAGACAGTTTCAAGATTTTAAAATTCCAGTATTGCCAAAATTGGTGACTTATAGCATAAGATTATTTTTTGGATGTTTTGTTCCTTACAGCGCAAAAATAGGAGAAGGAACGAAGTTGGGATATGGAGGAATAGGAATAGTAATTCATAGTAGAGCCGTTATAGGAAAAAACTGCATTATAAATTCTGGAGTAACTATAGGGGGGACTACTAAAAAAAGAGATGTTCCGATTTTGGGAGATAATGTATATGTTGGTTCAGGCGCAAAAATATTGGGTCCGGTGGTAGTGGGAGACAATGTTGTTATTGGAGCAAATGCAGTAGTAACTAAGAGTGTACCTGATAATTGTATGGTAGCTGGTATTCCTGCAAAGATAATTAAAAAAAATATAAATATTAATAACTATTTGTAA
- a CDS encoding glycosyltransferase family 4 protein, with product MKILLLHQYFLGENDPGGSRFNQFVKYWEEQGHEITVIAGTVHYITGKKEDKYKGKWITKEKYSDNVTVYRTYVSEAYNKSFLGRLWAYFSFTFSSLSAVLFKVKKHDVLIVTSPPLFVGITGILAKLLKRIPTVFEVRDLWPESAIDTGVLTNKFLIKSAYLVEKLSYKFATKINVLTPAFKQTLMEKKGIAKEKIIFVPNGADTDIFQPGPKDNWVREKYNLKDKFVVTYMGAHGVANHLDSILDVAKECKEYKDIIFLLIGDGMEKERLKEKAKHESLNNILFIDSQPKHTIPDFCNASDVCTAVLKKIDTFKTVYPNKVFDYMSCAKPILLGIDGVARELVENSQSGFYVDPENAQEFKEQILELYNDPELAHTLGENGFQFVKESFSRESLAEKYVNELEKIRK from the coding sequence ATGAAAATATTACTTTTACATCAATATTTTTTAGGGGAAAATGATCCAGGAGGTTCACGTTTTAATCAATTCGTTAAATACTGGGAAGAGCAAGGCCATGAGATAACGGTAATAGCGGGCACAGTTCATTACATTACAGGTAAAAAAGAAGATAAGTATAAAGGGAAATGGATTACAAAGGAGAAGTACTCTGATAACGTGACAGTTTATCGGACCTATGTTTCAGAAGCCTACAACAAGTCCTTTTTAGGGCGTTTGTGGGCTTATTTTTCTTTCACCTTCTCTTCTTTATCAGCCGTCTTGTTTAAAGTGAAAAAGCATGATGTGCTAATCGTAACTTCTCCACCTTTATTTGTAGGTATTACCGGAATATTGGCTAAGTTGTTAAAACGAATTCCTACTGTTTTCGAAGTGCGAGATTTATGGCCAGAATCTGCCATAGATACTGGGGTTCTAACAAATAAGTTTTTAATAAAATCAGCTTATCTAGTTGAAAAATTGTCTTATAAATTTGCGACTAAGATTAATGTCTTGACACCAGCTTTTAAGCAAACATTAATGGAGAAGAAGGGAATAGCTAAAGAGAAGATTATATTTGTTCCGAATGGAGCTGATACCGATATTTTTCAACCTGGCCCTAAAGATAACTGGGTGCGTGAAAAATATAACCTAAAAGATAAATTTGTTGTGACGTATATGGGAGCCCATGGGGTGGCGAATCATTTAGATTCTATTCTAGACGTTGCAAAAGAATGTAAAGAATACAAAGATATTATCTTTTTACTAATTGGTGATGGAATGGAGAAAGAAAGGTTAAAAGAAAAAGCTAAGCATGAATCTTTAAACAATATTCTTTTTATTGATTCACAGCCTAAACATACAATTCCAGATTTTTGTAATGCTTCTGACGTTTGCACAGCAGTATTAAAGAAAATCGATACGTTTAAAACGGTTTACCCAAATAAAGTATTTGATTACATGTCGTGTGCTAAGCCCATACTTCTAGGAATTGATGGAGTAGCTCGGGAGCTTGTAGAAAACAGTCAAAGTGGATTTTACGTAGACCCAGAAAATGCACAAGAATTTAAAGAACAAATTTTAGAGTTATATAATGATCCAGAGTTAGCTCATACTTTAGGAGAAAATGGGTTTCAGTTTGTCAAAGAATCCTTTAGCAGAGAAAGCCTTGCTGAAAAATACGTAAATGAGCTAGAAAAAATCAGAAAGTAG
- a CDS encoding acetyltransferase gives MKKLFIIGQGGHSKVVTDMVKAQGDYEIIGYLDDYYKEMKRDGELIYAPISFFSCFSKDELIYFVIAIGNNIVRKRITETLRLPYSKYATIIHPTAVISLSSMIGKGSVVMPYSVVNANSKIGEHAIINTGAIVEHDNLIGDFVHLSPNVTLTGTVHIEEGTHLGAGSTVIPGRIIGSWATVGAGATVVCDIGNGDTVIGTPAKSIKGRD, from the coding sequence ATGAAAAAGCTTTTTATTATAGGTCAGGGTGGGCATAGTAAGGTAGTTACCGATATGGTGAAAGCTCAAGGAGATTACGAGATTATCGGTTATCTAGATGATTATTATAAAGAAATGAAAAGAGATGGAGAATTAATTTATGCTCCCATTTCCTTTTTTTCTTGTTTTAGTAAAGATGAATTAATATATTTTGTTATTGCGATAGGGAATAATATAGTGCGTAAACGTATAACGGAAACCCTTCGGTTGCCTTACTCGAAATATGCTACTATTATCCACCCTACAGCAGTCATTAGCTTATCTTCTATGATTGGAAAAGGGAGTGTAGTTATGCCTTATTCCGTTGTGAACGCTAATTCTAAGATTGGAGAACATGCTATCATAAATACTGGAGCTATTGTTGAGCATGATAACCTAATTGGAGATTTTGTGCATCTATCACCTAATGTAACATTAACTGGTACGGTTCATATAGAAGAAGGAACTCATCTTGGAGCAGGATCCACAGTAATCCCGGGAAGGATTATAGGATCTTGGGCAACGGTTGGAGCAGGAGCAACTGTTGTATGCGATATAGGAAATGGTGATACGGTTATAGGGACTCCTGCTAAATCAATTAAAGGTCGGGATTAA
- a CDS encoding O-antigen ligase family protein gives MKRVICCFLYLFVFTLPWEDMFVVSSLGAISKISGFLFFIMSFVYIVNRGYIYKVNGYTILISLFVLWATFSFFWSQNQTNSNILIFTVIQLFFMFLLMSQIVNEEILLLRVFQSFVLGGWVSSIGVIYNFLLNSNTFNGRFSAGSFDPNELGIILVLSITMAWYLNLKLKKRFWTLINYFYIFLGTFAVALTASRTAFLALIVCYSYILFLGNKNKVSNKFSILLKVISVSLIIYNIYTIIPDSATERLLTTSSDIKTGNFNSRQNAWEGGMQIFRDHPILGVGIGAFRTTANIKYGIDMVAHNIYVSVLGETGMIGLVLLLSILLILVRGVMRLNYSDKKFLLTMLMIWFLASLTLSWEYSKMTWLILTFVNIYYKLFNDKTKSIYSL, from the coding sequence ATGAAGAGAGTAATTTGTTGTTTCCTATATTTGTTTGTTTTTACTTTACCGTGGGAAGATATGTTTGTCGTTAGTAGCTTAGGCGCAATAAGTAAAATATCCGGGTTTTTATTTTTTATCATGTCATTTGTATATATTGTAAATAGAGGATATATCTACAAAGTTAATGGTTATACAATACTTATATCTTTATTTGTTTTATGGGCAACTTTTAGTTTTTTTTGGAGTCAAAATCAAACAAATTCTAATATTTTAATATTCACAGTAATCCAATTGTTTTTTATGTTTCTATTAATGAGCCAAATTGTTAACGAGGAAATTTTATTATTGAGGGTGTTTCAGAGTTTTGTTTTAGGAGGATGGGTTTCAAGTATTGGGGTTATATATAATTTTCTTTTAAATTCAAATACTTTTAATGGACGTTTTTCAGCAGGAAGCTTTGATCCTAATGAATTAGGTATAATTCTAGTACTAAGCATAACCATGGCATGGTATTTAAATTTAAAACTTAAAAAAAGATTTTGGACTTTAATAAATTATTTTTACATATTTTTAGGAACCTTTGCTGTAGCCCTCACAGCTTCGCGAACAGCATTTCTTGCTTTAATAGTTTGCTATTCATACATTCTTTTTTTAGGAAATAAAAACAAAGTCAGTAATAAGTTCAGTATATTATTAAAAGTTATTTCAGTATCACTAATAATATATAATATTTATACAATTATACCTGATTCTGCCACAGAAAGGCTATTGACGACTTCATCTGACATTAAGACAGGAAATTTTAACTCAAGGCAAAATGCTTGGGAAGGTGGAATGCAAATTTTTCGTGATCATCCAATTCTAGGGGTCGGGATTGGAGCATTTAGAACTACGGCTAATATCAAATATGGTATAGATATGGTTGCTCATAATATTTATGTATCTGTTTTAGGGGAAACTGGAATGATAGGGCTTGTCTTGTTATTGAGTATACTACTTATATTAGTAAGAGGTGTTATGCGGTTGAATTATAGTGACAAGAAATTCCTTTTAACTATGTTAATGATTTGGTTTTTAGCTTCTCTTACTCTAAGTTGGGAGTATAGTAAAATGACATGGTTGATATTAACTTTTGTGAATATATATTACAAATTATTTAATGATAAAACCAAAAGTATCTATAGTCTATAG
- a CDS encoding alginate lyase family protein, translated as MYKKVKILTNMGFRWSGFRLKYELEKKLGLIEKKFKPIEPSNKDLIANIELDITNILDNCKQYIESNSNKFFFNSGSLFSWGKDFFNKETSKEIVNIANNICNNKFPYFNKSIAEFQTIGWNVNPFSGKKAPLDKHWIKISDLGADFGDIKFIWELSRFSFVYSLVRAYRITSNEKYVVKFWALFESWVENNPLEIGVNYKCGQEMSFRIMAWIFGLYSFLDHKESTNQRITTLVKFIYYHTNHVDKHFEFALKSVKNNHAISEAAGMYTVGTVLPFFNKSKKWREKGKKYLEKEGLRQIYEDGSYLQHSMNYQRLVIQNYTWVLQLAKLNGDSFSEELITRLKKCVKFLYNNQDKKNGYLPNYGMNDGALIHPLSSNDYLDYRPQLNAAWHVLTRRRLYQSGLHDENLLWICGEEALNSPVEDCYRKSQDYPVGGYYTIQGEGSFGLVRCGTYKDRPNQADMLHLDLWSNGENILTDAGTFSYNTDEEWLKYFNGTSSHNTIMINNKDQMEKASRFMWLNWTKSKLISFNQYEDGMMIFEGEHYGYKPLTHRRGVIHYEGQWVIIDDVFGDFSHEKQSFSLSWLFGVREVAKVEANEWVLETNTEKWNLSIIESPSYKDKLYKGSIEPTKGWRSLYYGEKEPVSQLNINMKENKKIRIITVLSKDNDLVKYDSKSKSLKVHNKSIVLREIGLDSMFRGVENSL; from the coding sequence ATGTATAAAAAAGTTAAAATTTTGACTAACATGGGATTTAGATGGAGTGGTTTTAGGTTAAAATACGAGCTAGAGAAAAAGTTAGGATTAATCGAAAAAAAATTCAAACCGATTGAACCATCTAATAAGGATTTAATTGCTAACATTGAATTAGATATTACTAATATTTTAGATAACTGTAAACAATATATCGAATCTAATTCGAATAAGTTTTTCTTTAATTCTGGGAGCTTATTCTCATGGGGCAAGGACTTCTTTAATAAGGAAACTAGTAAGGAGATAGTAAATATAGCAAATAATATATGTAATAATAAATTTCCGTATTTTAACAAATCTATCGCTGAGTTTCAAACAATAGGATGGAACGTTAATCCTTTTTCGGGAAAGAAAGCTCCTTTAGATAAACATTGGATAAAAATATCTGATTTAGGCGCTGATTTTGGAGACATCAAATTTATTTGGGAACTATCACGTTTCTCATTTGTTTATTCTTTAGTGCGAGCATATAGAATAACCTCAAATGAGAAATATGTCGTTAAGTTTTGGGCGCTTTTTGAGAGCTGGGTAGAAAATAACCCCTTAGAAATAGGTGTTAACTACAAATGCGGACAAGAAATGTCATTTAGAATAATGGCCTGGATTTTTGGGTTATATTCTTTTTTGGATCATAAGGAATCTACAAATCAAAGGATTACTACTTTAGTAAAATTTATTTATTATCATACTAATCATGTCGACAAACATTTTGAATTCGCTCTAAAATCTGTAAAAAATAATCATGCTATATCAGAAGCAGCTGGTATGTACACGGTAGGTACGGTATTACCTTTTTTTAACAAATCTAAAAAATGGAGAGAGAAAGGCAAAAAATATTTAGAGAAAGAAGGGTTGCGCCAAATTTATGAAGATGGTTCATACCTTCAACATTCTATGAATTATCAACGACTTGTAATCCAAAATTATACATGGGTTTTACAATTGGCTAAGTTAAATGGCGATAGTTTTTCAGAAGAGTTAATTACTAGATTAAAAAAATGTGTGAAATTTTTATATAACAATCAAGATAAAAAAAACGGTTATTTACCTAACTATGGTATGAACGATGGCGCATTAATTCATCCATTATCAAGCAATGATTATTTAGATTATCGCCCCCAATTAAACGCAGCTTGGCATGTTCTAACTAGAAGAAGGCTTTATCAGAGTGGTCTTCATGATGAAAATTTGCTATGGATTTGTGGAGAAGAAGCATTAAATAGTCCTGTAGAAGATTGTTATAGAAAATCTCAAGATTACCCTGTAGGTGGTTATTATACTATTCAAGGCGAAGGCAGCTTCGGACTAGTAAGGTGTGGTACTTATAAAGATCGTCCTAATCAAGCGGACATGCTTCATCTTGATTTATGGAGCAATGGTGAAAACATTTTAACTGATGCGGGCACGTTTTCATATAATACAGATGAAGAATGGTTGAAGTATTTCAATGGTACATCTTCTCACAACACCATAATGATAAATAATAAAGATCAAATGGAAAAGGCTTCACGCTTTATGTGGCTAAATTGGACAAAATCTAAATTAATATCATTCAATCAATATGAAGATGGAATGATGATCTTCGAAGGTGAGCATTATGGTTACAAACCTTTAACTCATAGAAGAGGAGTTATTCATTACGAAGGTCAATGGGTGATTATTGATGATGTGTTTGGTGACTTTTCTCATGAAAAACAATCCTTCTCCTTGAGCTGGTTATTTGGAGTCAGAGAGGTAGCAAAAGTTGAAGCAAACGAGTGGGTTTTAGAAACCAATACAGAAAAATGGAATCTAAGTATTATTGAAAGTCCCAGCTATAAGGATAAATTATACAAAGGCAGCATTGAACCTACTAAAGGGTGGCGTTCACTTTACTATGGGGAAAAAGAGCCCGTTTCGCAATTAAACATAAATATGAAAGAGAATAAAAAAATAAGAATCATTACAGTTCTTTCAAAAGATAATGACTTAGTCAAATATGATTCAAAATCTAAAAGTTTGAAAGTTCATAATAAAAGTATCGTTTTAAGAGAAATAGGTCTTGATTCAATGTTCAGAGGTGTAGAGAATTCATTATGA